The stretch of DNA gagagggggagagctgagcagggagcttgattcaGGGCTCTATTCccggactctgagatcatgacctgagccaaaggaagtcagacgcttaactgtctgagccacccaggcatctttctcttaattttttaaagagtttatttttaagtaatatttacacccaatgtggggctcgaattcacaactccaagattgagttgcatgctctatggaGTGAGCCAGCCTGGCGCTCCGGgagcattcattctttttttttttttttaaagattttatttatttattcacgagagacacacacacacagagaaaggcagagacacaggcagagcgagaacaGGCTCCAGGGAGCCTCTTGTgagacccgatcccaggactccagtcaGGGTCacttcctgggccaaaggcaggcgctaaactgctgagccacccagggatccctgggagcaTTGGTTCCTAACCCTCATGTGCATCTGAAACACAGGAGGAGCTCTTCCAAACTTGGATGCCCGGGAACCACCCATAAAAGATTCTAATTTGGTTGATCTGGGCTGGAGCTGAGCAGCAGAGTCTGAAGAGCTCCTCAGGTGGGTTCCTGCTTTCTCAGTTCTGCAGAGAAGAGTGGTCTCACACCCCACCTCCACTTCCTCACCTCCCAAGCACTACTTGACCGTGATGATATGGCTTCTGCCCCCACTGCATAGCACTAAGAGTGCTCTGGCAATGGCCTCCCCACtgctaagtcttttttttttttttaatttttatttatttatgatagtcacagagagagagagagagagaggcagagacacaggcggaggaagaagcaggctccatgcaccgggagcctgatgtgggattcgatcccggatctccaggatcgtgccctgggccaaaggcaggcgccaaactgctgcgccacccagggatccccccactgcTAAGTCTTATGCCCATTTGCAGCCTGCCTTCTACTTGCTTCTGCTCACATCCTACTTCTTGAAACCCTCAGCTCCAGACACCCACTCCCTCCTGGTgctgcttctctttttaaatactgGTACTTCCCAGagcctcctcttcttcctgacCTGGTGATCTCACCCACTGCTATGCTTAGTCATCACTCATGTCTGCTGGTGGCCCCCAAATCTCCATTCCTCACCCAGTGTCTCACCAGGACCCACCATCATGGTGTGGCCAGGCACATCCTTCCTGCTGGCATCTCGACCTTAACATCTGCAAAGCCAAAGTCAGTCGTTccccccagctctgctgcttctcAGCTGCATCACCAGCTGCACGAACCTCCTTGACATTCAGCTTCTGTgcttgtaaaatgggaataatcccCTGTGGTGAGTTTCAGACGAGAGAGCCCAAGAGAAGTGTGGTGCCCACGGCTGGCACACTGCAGGCATGCAGGTTGCTGTCTTCTGTTGTCCCCATCCTCCACCCTGAATAGTTCCTTGTGGCAGTTTGCAGCTACCTATGGCAGAAACCCAAGGCTTCTACATCTCATGAGCTGCTAATTCGGGCAGATCCTACCTTAGAAACAACTCACACATTTGCCCCTGCTTGCTCTTCCTACGGTTCTGCCCAAGCTCAGGGCTACATCTCTTCCTGTCTGGCCAACTGCCTCAGCCTCCTTTTGCCTCCCAACCTATCTCCAGTCAGTGGCTGAAGTGACCCTCCTGAAACAAAATCATAATTCCATAATTCCCTtgcttggggtacctggctggctcagttggtcagtcagtagagcgtatgattcttgatctcggggttgtaagttcaagcctcatgctGGTTGTCGAGAttagttataaataaaatctaggtggatcagtgattgagcatctgccttggctcaggttgtgatcctggggtcccaggatggagtcccacatcaggcttcccatggggagcctgcttctccctctggctatgtctctgcctctctctctgtgtctctcatgaataaataaataaataatattttaataaataaataaataaataaaataaaatcttaaaaccaaccaacaaacaaacaaacaaaaccttgtGCTTAAAATTCTGTGATGGCCCCTAGGATCTGTCCAAACTACACAGCTAAATAATTTAGTCCTTTTTCACTCTGGCCATCCCATTTCTCCCCTTACAgcctttctctattttcttgcttttgagaCTTAAGCACCAGCATCTTCAGCATGAAATGtgtctcccccaccaccacctcataGCTCTGCCTGGCAAACATTACTCATCCTTCAAGGCCACAGAACctacctccctccttcctcacagACACTTAGtcatttcttcctctgtgctcccacAACCCTCGGTAGATGCTCAGTTATCCTTTAGCAGAcacatctactgtgtgccagacagtGTTCCCGAGAGCTTTGCAAATATTAAAGTACTTAATTTTCATACAGCCCTATGAGGTGCTTATTTTTGTCATCCCTATGACTAAGGAGGCACCTTTGAGGTCCTGGAGATGCTCTgtcatttgcccaagatcacttAGCTGAAGATGGCCGAGGCAGTACTGGAATCCAGGCCATCTGGCCCCAGAGTCTGGGTTCTCATTCATCTACCATGCAGCCTCTATGCTAGGATGAGTATCACTGAACACCTAGTATTAAGCAAATCAGTATGAAATTGCCAATATTTGGCCATCTTTGACCCATAAAAATAGCACATTTGTATGGTTCCATGTGTTAGGCACTTGGGATGGAGCAGAAAACTCTGGGTGATGACATTAGAGCATGGGTGAAGATCAAGGAGCAGAGTGTACATGTGACCCGATAGGGTGTCTGCAGAGCCCCCTGCCAAGGAGGTGCTAACTAAGAGAAGACCTGAGAGAGGAGTGGAGGGAAAGGGGGactttgggggaaggggagggaagggacttCCAGGCAAAGGCACAGCATAGGCTAAGGCCTGAAAGCTAAGAAGGAGGGCTGCCAACTCTGTTACCCAGCAATTAGTACTTGGCACAGAGCGGGCGTTCAAGAAGGATTTGtcagggcggcccgggtggctcagcggtttagtgctgccttcagcccagggcctgatcctggagaactgggatcgagtcctatgtcaggctccctgcatggagcctccttctccctctgcctgtctctctctctctctcaaataaataaataaataaaatcttaaaaaaaggatttgtcaaaaaaaaataaatgaaaaagggagagaagtaTCAACTGGAGCTGATACAATGAAAGTGGGGTTTGAAGCAGGAAGgtgatttacttttttattgtcttattttaaagacagatttaATGAGGCATAATTACAGAgagtaaaattcacccttttctGTGTACAGTTCTGTGAGTCTTGACAAATGCATCAGTGCTGTAGCCACCATCAGAGAAAATATAGACTCATTCAGTCCCATCCCCAAAACTCCCTGGTACTGCTCCTTTGTggccagcccccctcccctcaggaaaccaccagtctgttcttttgctgtggttttgttttttccagaatgtcatatggaTGAACTCAAATAGCACATAGCCTTTAGAATCCAGCTTCTTTACTTAGAATAATGCATTTGAAATGAGTCCCCTATTGTGTGTGTCAGTAGTTGGTTCCTTTCTATGTTGCCAAGTAGAATTACACCCCAGAGGTGCCTCACAGTTTGTATATCATATATTCACCAGTTGAAGGATTCACAttcactttaaaaagcaaacatcaCTGCACCTggtgtggatggagctggagctTCTATATCTCTGCTGTATGTCCAACAGCCTTTTGCCTGGCTGGCTGGTGGAACAGTGGAGATGACAACTATGTCTGTCATATTTACTTTGCTGTCACAGTCACTTTGCTCTCAGTACCCAGCCAGGGCACAGCTGGCTCTGAATGAGGAATGGAAGCCATTTGGGGCAGAATATGAGCAAGGAGGGCCAGGTAAAATCactgagggtggggaaggggtgaAGATTGGGTGCTTGACTTTGGGGAAGAAAGCCTTATATTGAGGGTAGACCAAGCCAGAATGCCTGTTTTAACTTCAATGTGGAGCAAAAGtgaggaagcaaaacaaaacccaacataCTATCCAATCAAAACCCcctaatagggacgcctgggtggttcaggagttgagcatctgccttcggctcagggtgtgatcctggagactctgaatcgagtcccgcatcgggctccctacatggagcctgcttctccctctgcctgtgtctctgcctctctttctgtgtgcttctcatgaataaataaataaaatctaaacaaaaaaacaaagacaaaaaacaaacctaacaTGCTATCCAATGGTCTCCCCCTGCCACGACGACGGGAAGCGCCGTCCATTCAGGGCTCGCGCCCAGGAGGCTGCAGGTCTTCTCCTGGCCGACAGATGGCGATGTTGCACCGCGCCTGAGCTCACCCATTCAATCCACAGACCTTAGGGGCGGGTTAGCGGCTAAACGCGGGTAACGTGGGCGGGAAGGACCACTCGgtccacaactttttttttactgagaaagGACTCGTCCACACTGCTGAAGCTGTGCCTCACAGAGCAAGGGCTCAAGCCCAATTTCCACTTACACTTTCCTCCTTGTACAGCCCCCATCTCTAGAGAGAGGACAGTTCGTTGAGACATCAGGCATAGGAGTGTGTGTGCTCCAAGcaaggggggaaggggaagggaccCCAGGGCCTGGTCGGCCTCCagtttgctgtgtgacctcagcgCACTTCCTTTCCTCagtctccacatctgtaaaaaCCGGACTTTCCAGCTATAAAATACTTGATCCTACGGAGCAGACATACACTTATTCTGCTGGGGGCCTTCTCTCATAACTAATCCTtctgtgccaggtgccagggAGACTGGAAAGGCTGCAGGTGACTCTCAGGTGTCTTCTCTTCTGGTTGGTAAATAGCTGTTGATGCAGCACTAGGTTTGCCACTTAATACAGGCCACTGGGTtcaatctgaatttcagataatcaACAGATGATTTTTAAGTGTAAGTCTGTTCTAAATATCACCTAGGATATATTTATACCAAGAAAACTTTGGTGTTtggcagaaatttaaatttaaccaggtggggatcctggggtggctcagcggtttagcgcctgccttcagccccaggcgtgatcctggagacccggaatcgagtcctacgtcgggctcccttcatggagcctgcttctccctctgcctgtgtctctgcctctttctctctgtctctgtgtctctcatgaataaataaataaaatcttttaaaaataaataaataaatttaactagGTGTCCTGTGTTCTTACTTGCCTAATCTGACACCCTTGTCCAACCCACAAGCCTGTCTGAGGGGAACCCCAGATCTTTGCCCTGACTGGCTAGCCCCCAATTTAGCTGGTCATTAGATGTTTTGACAACCACCCCGGACTGCAGGGAGGCGTCCTCAGTGTAACCctgttctctgtctttccctcccaggcctggagctgctgctgcccCCCACCACTCTGGCCGCCCTGGCCGACAGCTGGCTCCGCGAGGACTGCCCAGGCCTTAACCACGCAGCCTTGGTTTCGGGGGCAGCCCCGTCGCAGGCGGTGCTGTGGGCCAAGTCCCCGGGGGTACTGGCCGGGAGGCCTTTCTTCGATGCCATCTTTGCCCGAGTCAACTGCCAGGTGTCCTGGTTCCTCCCTGAAGGCTCCAAGCTGGTGCCGGTGGCCAAGGTGGCTGAGGTCCGGGGCCCCGCCCACTGCCTGCTGCTGGGCGAGAGGGTGGCCCTGAACACGCTGGCCCGCTGCAGTGGGGTggccagcgccgccgccgccgccgtcgaaGCCGCCAAGGGGACCGGCTGGACCGGGCACGTGGCTGGCACCAGGAAGACCACGCCCGGCTTCCGGCTGGTGGAGAAGTTCGGGCTCCTGGTGGGCGGGGCCGCCGCCCACCGCTATGACCTGGGAGGGCTGGTGATGGTGAAGGACAACCACGTCCTGGCCGCGGGAGGTGTGGAGAAGGTACGTCCCGCTGGGCCCCTGAGCCAGCCCTGCTGCGCTCCCAGccgcacccccctccccctaCCAGCGACCGCTCCCCCCCCCAACCACGCCAGGGTGAACAGTGATGGCTGGGGAGTCCGGGGTGCTggacccccactcccacccccttgGGCATTCGTGCCCTCAGGTCAGATGGGCTGGTGGCAGACTTCTCCAGCAGGGCCCTGGGACTTGCTGTGATGCTCAAAAGCAAAGGGTGGTTGAGCTGCTGGGAACCTGGTGATggtggctctgtgaccttgagcaagttgctCGAGCTTCCTGGACCGGTTTCCTATTTGAAAATGTTCTTAAAGACCccttctagttttattttgttattttattttattttatttttttctggtacaAGAAGGTGTTTGTATTATAGCagggggacaggacccgtgggcagaaagaggTGCTTTCCAGTTTTACTGTTCTTGAGTCAAATTGGACTCCCGTCCTGGTGCCAAATATGGCTGATATTTGGCCATTTTTTGGATCCACAGAAGGGGTAATTTCATGTGGTTTCACCTAATGTGAGAGAAACCATCCCGTGGCCTGGCCTTTTCATTAACCCCAAGCTCATTATCCACCTGGGGCCTTTCTGGGGCCAGGCCCCCATGTCAGGTGCCACTGTCCTCACTCACCTTCTGGGCCTGCTCCCCAGGCAGTGCAGGGGGCTCGGCAGGTGGCTGACTTCACCCTGAAGGTGGAGGTGGAGTGCAGCAGTCTGCAGGAGGCTGTGGAGGCCGCCAAGGCCGGAGCGGACCTCGTCCTGCTGGACAACTTCAGGCCTGAGGTAAGGTGGGGTCTGCTTCCGGGGAAGGGGCCGAGTCAGGGACTCTCACCTCCCCTTGGCTTATGTCCCGCAGGAGCTGCACCCCACGGCTGCTGCGCTGAAGGCCCAGTTCCCCGGTGTGGGCGTGGAGGCCAGCGGAGGCATCACGCTGGCCAACCTCCCCCAGTTCTGTGGGCCCCACATTGACATCCTCTCTCTAGGGATGCTGACCCAGGCTGCCCCGGCCCTTGACTTCTCTCTCAAGCTGTTTCCTGAAGGGGCCACGCCCATGTACAATGCCCACAGGTCCTAAAGGCAAAGAGGATGCTGCCACCAGTGGGATAGCATGGTTTCTTGGGACTCTCAAGGTTGCCCCTAAGTATAGTACACGACTCTCCCGGCACTGGCCTGGGCTGCAGTCTGGCTCTGCCACCTACTGCTTGTGTGAGTTGGAGGGGCTGACTTCACCTCtgttcatctgtacaatgggtcTAATAAATGAGCAACCTTACAGATGTCTTTGGGTGACAATTAACACATCATGAAGGCTCAGTGACTCTTAGAAATTAACCATAGCTCACTGATTCTAAGATGCACCTGTTTTCACACACTACCTTCTCTGAAGTCAAAATGTGTCTTTCACCAATGGGGTCTAGTGGTCACTGTCAGCCAGGCATTGGCCATCACATAGCCATCATGGCCTATGTGTGCAGCTTACAGATAAAACATgataacagggcagccccggtggcacagcagtttagtgccgcctgcagcccagggcgtgatcctggaggccctggatcgagtcccacgtcaggctctctgtatgatgcctgcttctccctgtgcctgtgactctgcctctctctctgtctatgaataaataaataaagtctttaaaaaataaataaataaaacatgttaacaATCTATGTTGAAATAAGTCCAAGAGAGCTCTTTAAACAGATGCCAGAAAGAAattgtgaggggcacctgggtacctcagttggttaagcatctgccattggctggggtcatgatcccagagtcctgggatggagcctcccatcaggctctctactcagtgtggagtctgcttctctgtctccctctgcttctccccccacccatgctctcttaaataaataaataaataaataaataaataaataaataaagtctttaaaagagagcacgagcagaggagggacatggggagaggaagaagcaggttcctcgctgagcagggagcctgccactGGGCTGGCATTCAGCTGGAACATTCTACTTGGTTGGTGCCCATATTGTACTGATTATTAAGCATTTTGCCTCTCACCTCTGGCTACTGTTACCACCTGTTTGGAGGAAGCGAGAACCTGACCATTCACTTCTGGGGTCCCCAGCCTACTCCACTATGCATCTCCATTTGGTGCTTGAAGTCCCTTTATGTCCTGGTTCCATTGCACTATCGTCAGTTAGGAGAGGAACCCACTGTCTTCTCTGCCCTTtgccagaggaagaggaaaacagTTCATCCACAAAGCTCCTTTACTAGAGAGGGTCTAGGGGTCACAGTCTGCCTTGAGGGAGGTAACCTgcccctttgccccttcctcatTCCTGGAGATCCCTTGCTAAGAAGGGGACAGATCAAGAAAACAATGAGCTCATCTCAGATATGAAAGCTCCAGACAAGACAAGACCATCCTTCACGCACGAATTAAGTGCTGAGCAGCTGCTGTGGTCAGGCTCAGAGCACACAGTGGAGATTAATCTAGCAAAGATGCTGGACAGAAGTGGTGAGCCACTGCCTTTGGTGACACCTTCTCACAGGACACACCCCAGAGATGCCCCTTGGGGCTACACTTTTCCTCTTTAATAAGCACTTCCACCCTTGGGTCCTCCTGTCCTATTCCAGGGAAAACAGTCATGCTCAGCTAGGCAGACTTCCTGGCTCTAGGGAACTTagatctctgggcctcagcttctcaATCCCGAAGTGTCATAACTGAACACCCACAGAACCAGGGGCACTTCTAGGTGTCAAGCTAAGGAAATCAAGATTCATGTATACACTGGGAATGGGAAGGCAAAACAGTTGGAATCCAGAAGGGAatcagagcctgacacagaaggAAGTATACCAGGAATCTCAAACTCCAATGCCTCCAGGACccagaagataaaataaatgggaGCGAAGTGGGCTGTGGCCAACTGGGGAATGTGTACTGCACCCACAGCATcccaattaagaaagaaaaaagaactctagCAGGCTGAGTCTCAAGCTCACCCTTGAACGCAGAAATGGGTCAGCCCTCCAGGCACCTCCCGATCTGAGAGCTGGGAGAGGATCCCATtatcagagaaaaaggaaatggatcCTGGGCAGGCAAAAGCAACACATGCCTTCCTTGCAATGGAGTGgatttccaggcagaggggactGCAAGGACAAAGGCTCAGAGGTAGGAAATGACTTGGATTGTTTGGTGGAAGATTTGAAGAGGGGAGCAAGACAGGCGAGATGGTTAGGAGCTGGACTGGATCCAGACCACAAGATGGTAGGCCAGAGGACTTGGACTCTGTCCTGAGAACAATCAGACTGAAGCTGGAAAGTGAGATAAGCATATTTGCTGTAGACCGAGTTCACTGCATCAGAATGCATTTAAGGGGGCCACAGtggctgcagggagcccagaagGAGGCTGATGCAGCCCCTCACAGGCTTGAATGTGGGTCGTGGCAATGGGGTTGGAGACAAGGGAatgcaggcagaggaaacagcgtGTGCAAAGGCTCAGAGCTCAGATGGAACCCCCTGGGTTCAAGGCAGTAGGAGGAATTGGGTGTGGctgtgggggtgggagtgaaatCGGAAGAAGAGGAATCTCACACCTCACCTGGTAGCACCCTATCTATCTGGCTACACCTTCTTCTTGCATGGCCAGCCTGGGATTAGGCTTGGATGATTTCCCCAAGCTGCCCCATGCTCAGCGGAGGCCCATGCTTCCATGCTCATTATGGCAAATGTGCCTATCCAGCTGGGTGCTACAGTCAGCATATAACGTGTCACCAACGCTGGCTGGTGGGTGAGAAGGGAACGCCCGCCCGTTGACTGAGTGCCCTTGCTCAGCCCTGGGAAGGTCTCTTTCCCTCCACgcccatgggggtgggggtgagtatCTCCATTTTCCccaggaggaaactgaggattTATGAGGTAAAGAGAGCTGCTCAGGGTCATACATCAATAAAGCGGTGGAGCAAGATTAGAAATCTATCGGccactcattcaataaatatggttTGAACACCTACTACATACCGGGCAGTATTCTAGACACTGAGTATACAACAATGAGTGAACAGACAAaagtccctgtcctcatggacTTTATAGTCTAGTGGGGGTGCGGGGttgggagaaaaaagacaaaacgCCAAGTCCCCTCATGGCCACCAGAGGACACTGTAACCACACCACTGTCctttctctgcttccatcttccCTTCTGGGTCCCAAAGATAACAGCCAGGGAGGCTGTGAATATTCAGCGCATCTGCTCAAGGATGGAAGCTGAGGAGAGGTATGCAACAGTTCCTTCTTCTACCCACTTTTCCAGCTTAATCTCTTCACCAGATCCCTATCCAACTGCTCCAGGTCTCTCAGTGACTTTTTAAGGTCCTCTGTACTCCAGAGATTACCAAGGTGCACATGCACTCATCAGTTCATCCACCACTCCCTTCCATTTACCCACCAGCCCACCTCCTCCCATCTCTCCATCCCTCTTCCcagccctccacccacccaccaacTGGGGTACTCAGTCTAGAAGGTCGGGGAAAGCAAGAGGTCAAACCAGGTTGATAGAGACCGTGAATTCAGTGGGCATGAGTGTGAGCGTGCTAAGGCCAGTTATAAACTGAAGGCATTTAAAACTGGCAAGATGTTATTAGTATCTGAAAGCAATTTAACtttggatctttaaaaaaatcccactgTGGTATGATGTGTTGTGGACACATGTATTAATTTATCACTAGGCCTTCAAGACAATATGGTAggtaaaatttcataaatatttcagtaccTCTGTACTTTGTTCCAATCGCTTCCTGAGTCTTGATCATCTTGGCAGTTGCTCAGTAACACTTTAAGCCCTGCTATCTGAGACCCTAAGTAGGCTCAGCTTGTAAGACCAAACTTCAAAGTCCTGAAGGGAATCTCATCAGGAGGCTGTGAATAGCATTTCTGCTGATAACTGTACACCCCAAACTCATGCCAGGTGATGAGGGCTTTCTTCATTTCAAGAATGGAGTGCTCTTCAGATCCCTGGAATCTAGCACAGCAGCCCTGGAAAATGATCAGGGGCAGAGATCCTCATAGCTCTACTTTGGTGGGTTGCTGGGTaacctctttcctctctcccagcAATTCAGCTGAGAGATTCTGAAGCCTGGGATGGTACCAAGAAGAGCTATCCCATAAGCCCCTTGCTTCTTGATATTTAGTTGCCCTTTAGCCAAAGGAAAGCATTTCTTTGGGATAATATATCAATATGGGAAGGACAATGCTGATGTATTAGAGGCTCGATAAAAATCATTCTTCTCATATTGAACAATAATAATAGTCCCTTAACTGTAAtctcacagaaaaacaaagacatttaatttttattttttgcatgacttgctttgttttcttggaaTGTTATGAGCCAGAAGGGGAATCCATTGAGATTTGGCAGCTTTTTGGGTAAATGATTGTACTTAACAcagttttgtatttttggttAACTACCCAAATAGATTATTTCAGGGGCTAAAACAAgccttgcattaaaaaaattccaatctaggggtacctgggtagcttagtggttgagcgtctgccttcagctcatgttgtgatcccgggatcctgggatcgagtttcacacTAGGGTGCctatggggaccctgcttctccctctgcctatgtatctgcctttctctctgtgtctctcatgaataaataaataaaatctttaaaaaatatatatttaaaaattctaatctaATTAATTCCAATGGCTGAAAAGTGCACTAGGGAAGCCAGAGAAGGTGCCAAAGAACTGTTTCGTGACCTGTCTGTGGCAATAGGTCAGCATCACTCTgtatacaataattaaaataaaaccaaaaaattttCATACATCTTTATGAATTAACTCTGATAGTTAATTTATCTTCacctttatttttcacttgttaattaatttacttatcaggttataaaaattaagaagtaaaaatCTCTATTCACTCTCATTCCCTGGAGATAGCCCACTTTTAaagagttgttttaaattcttctgGTGGCTCTCTTGAATTAGAAAGATGATGATTTATAGCTTTTAAAGCTCTCTTGACTCTGTGTGTGAAGGACAAAGAATTTAGCTTATACacaccttttatttttgttgctttatcATTTTCTAAAGTTTATCTGTTTACTTCTTTAgttaatctctgcacccaatgtggggcttgaactcatgaccctgagatcaagagttgcacgctcttgTTGACTGAgatagccaggcacccctgttagttttccttttttttttaaaaaaaagattttatttatttattcatgagagacacagagacagaggcagagacacaggccgagggagaagcaggctccctgtggggagcccgatgcaagactcaatcccaggaccccaggatcatgacctaagctgaaggcagatgctcaaacgctgagccatccaggcgtcccacacTTAGCACGTTTCTGAGGGTCATCCACATTGTAGAGTGCATTGGTACTTCACTTTTTtgtgtggctgaataatatttcactgtgtgagcagatctcattttgtttatccattcatcattgaTGCCCATATGTCTTGTTTccccttttattattatgaataataattatgaataatgctattaaCAAtaaggctattatgaatagtgctggtGTGAAGATTtttgtacaagttttttttttttaagattttatttatttattcctgagagagaggcagagacacagaaagaaggagaagcaggctccatgcagggagcccaatgtgggactcgatcccgggtctccaggatcacaccctgggctgaaggcaggtgccaaaccactgagccacccagggatccctaagtttttagtgtttaaaaagtaatctctacacctaatgtggtgCTTgaacccacaatcctgagatcaagagttgcatgctctaccaactaagccatccagatacccctgtcttttttattatggccatcctagtgggtgtaaAGCAGTGTCCTagtatggttttgatttgtatttccctaatgactggtGATgccaacatcttttcatgtgcttatatatattgtatatattttgtactGATTACGTATGCTGCAAACTCGTCAAATTCATTTGCTGGTTATAATGATTTTTTGTGGATTCcttagaattttttatatataagagcGTGTCTTCtgaaaatatagttttacttcttcctttccaatctagCCTGGACTATTTATgcttaatgtaattattgatatggttagggacccctgggtggctcagcggttgagtggtctgccttcggctcagggcttgatcctagggcctagggattgagtccctcatcagggtccctgcgaagagcctccctcttcttcctctgcctgtgtctctctctctctctcagtgtgtctctcatgaataaataaataaaatcttttaaaacattattgggatccctgggtggcgcagcggtttagcgcctgcctttggcccagggctcgattctggagacccggg from Vulpes vulpes isolate BD-2025 chromosome 3, VulVul3, whole genome shotgun sequence encodes:
- the QPRT gene encoding nicotinate-nucleotide pyrophosphorylase [carboxylating] isoform X1, with product MRAPPVPRREQKEKVCPAPGVLGEGRRELQRTGEGWLDLARPAPSSFLWQPHPHSGPLRWWTESAHASPAHPAIMDPKGLELLLPPTTLAALADSWLREDCPGLNHAALVSGAAPSQAVLWAKSPGVLAGRPFFDAIFARVNCQVSWFLPEGSKLVPVAKVAEVRGPAHCLLLGERVALNTLARCSGVASAAAAAVEAAKGTGWTGHVAGTRKTTPGFRLVEKFGLLVGGAAAHRYDLGGLVMVKDNHVLAAGGVEKAVQGARQVADFTLKVEVECSSLQEAVEAAKAGADLVLLDNFRPEELHPTAAALKAQFPGVGVEASGGITLANLPQFCGPHIDILSLGMLTQAAPALDFSLKLFPEGATPMYNAHRS
- the QPRT gene encoding nicotinate-nucleotide pyrophosphorylase [carboxylating] isoform X2, translated to MRAPPVPRREQKEKVCPAPGVLGEGRRELQRTGEGWLDLARPAPSSFLWQPHPHSGPLRWWTESAHASPAHPAIMDPKGLELLLPPTTLAALADSWLREDCPGLNHAALVSGAAPSQAVLWAKSPGVLAGRPFFDAIFARVNCQVSWFLPEGSKLVPVAKVAEVRGPAHCLLLGERVALNTLARCSGVASAAAAAVEAAKGTGWTGHVAGTRKTTPGFRLVEKFGLLVGGAAAHRYDLGGLVMVKDNHVLAAGGVEKAVQGARQVADFTLKVEVECSSLQEAVEAAKAGADLVLLDNFRPEVRSCTPRLLR